One genomic segment of Nonomuraea coxensis DSM 45129 includes these proteins:
- a CDS encoding RNA polymerase sigma factor, protein MDVNLRARVRDGDQRAFEQLFDQYARSVYNHAWRLTGDWSAAEDVVSLTFLEAWRLRERLAPDGGSLRPWLLGVATNVARNLRRARRRHEDVMARMPRDDAVPDFADDLVGQLADQERLAEVRTALGRLRKAEQDVLLLCAGAGLDYAEAAEALGIPIGTVRSRLSRARKKLELAVARRQRDGDRGTAVRSMKESTS, encoded by the coding sequence GTGGATGTGAACCTGCGTGCCCGCGTACGCGACGGCGACCAACGGGCCTTCGAGCAGCTTTTCGACCAGTACGCCAGAAGCGTCTACAACCACGCCTGGCGGCTGACCGGCGACTGGTCGGCGGCCGAGGACGTGGTGTCGCTGACGTTCCTGGAGGCGTGGCGGCTGCGGGAACGGCTCGCCCCGGACGGCGGCTCGCTCCGCCCCTGGCTGCTCGGGGTCGCCACGAACGTGGCCCGCAACCTGCGACGGGCCCGGCGGCGGCACGAGGACGTCATGGCCAGGATGCCCCGCGACGACGCCGTACCCGACTTCGCCGACGACCTCGTCGGGCAGCTCGCCGACCAGGAACGCTTAGCCGAGGTGCGCACGGCCCTCGGCCGGCTGCGCAAAGCCGAACAGGACGTGCTGCTGCTGTGCGCCGGGGCCGGGCTCGACTACGCCGAGGCCGCCGAGGCGCTCGGCATCCCGATCGGCACCGTCAGGTCCCGGTTGTCACGGGCCAGGAAAAAGCTGGAACTGGCCGTGGCCCGGCGACAGAGAGATGGTGACCGCGGCACCGCGGTCCGGTCCATGAAGGAGTCCACCTCATGA
- a CDS encoding WhiB family transcriptional regulator has protein sequence MGAKTIMDLIDEAKIPCRTDPDLWFAESPDDVEFAKALCGGCPIQKACLDRALEREEPWGVWGGELILRGTVVPRKRPRGRPRKHPVAA, from the coding sequence ATGGGGGCGAAGACGATCATGGACCTGATCGACGAAGCCAAGATCCCCTGTCGTACCGACCCTGACCTGTGGTTCGCCGAGTCGCCGGATGACGTGGAGTTCGCGAAGGCGCTCTGCGGCGGCTGCCCGATCCAGAAGGCCTGCCTCGACCGCGCGCTCGAGCGTGAGGAGCCGTGGGGCGTCTGGGGCGGCGAGCTGATCCTCAGGGGGACCGTCGTTCCCCGCAAGCGTCCGCGCGGGCGTCCCCGCAAGCACCCGGTCGCTGCCTGA
- a CDS encoding acyl-CoA thioesterase — protein MNEALKELLDLLDLEQIELDIFRGRSPEERIQRVFGGQVAAQALVAAGRTVTADRFVHSLHAYFIRPGDPSIPIVYNVERVRDGRSFSTRRVQAIQHGKAIFTMSVSFHIAEEGVEHQASVMPVVPAPETLPTFQDRMFDLVGDHPEFRDWISRPRPVDARYASPLTWEAHNDPSLRSAETNVWFRYDAELPDDPLLHVVLAAYASDFTLVDTILLAHGMAWGVSNVMGASLDHAMWFHGPFRADDWLLYAQESPWSAGARGLARGEMFTASGDLVVSVVQEAMIRPLR, from the coding sequence GTGAACGAGGCGCTCAAGGAGCTGCTCGACCTGCTCGACCTGGAGCAGATCGAGCTCGACATCTTCCGGGGGAGGAGCCCCGAGGAGCGCATCCAACGCGTCTTCGGCGGCCAGGTGGCGGCCCAGGCCCTCGTCGCGGCGGGGCGCACGGTCACCGCGGACCGCTTCGTCCACTCGCTGCACGCCTACTTCATCAGGCCCGGCGACCCGTCGATCCCGATCGTCTACAACGTGGAGCGGGTGCGCGACGGGCGCTCGTTCAGCACCCGGCGGGTCCAGGCGATCCAGCACGGCAAGGCGATCTTCACGATGTCGGTGTCGTTCCACATCGCGGAGGAGGGGGTCGAGCACCAGGCGTCGGTGATGCCGGTCGTGCCGGCGCCCGAGACGCTGCCCACGTTCCAGGACCGCATGTTCGACCTGGTGGGCGACCATCCCGAGTTCCGCGACTGGATATCGCGGCCCCGGCCCGTCGACGCCCGCTACGCCTCGCCGCTGACGTGGGAGGCGCACAACGACCCGTCGCTGCGCAGCGCCGAGACCAACGTCTGGTTCCGCTACGACGCCGAGCTGCCCGACGACCCGCTGCTGCACGTCGTGCTGGCCGCCTACGCCTCCGACTTCACGCTCGTGGACACCATCCTGCTGGCGCACGGCATGGCGTGGGGCGTGTCCAACGTCATGGGCGCCTCGCTGGACCACGCCATGTGGTTCCACGGCCCCTTCAGGGCCGACGACTGGTTGCTCTATGCTCAGGAGTCGCCGTGGTCGGCGGGGGCGCGGGGGTTGGCGCGCGGTGAGATGTTCACCGCGTCGGGTGACCTCGTCGTCTCGGTCGTACAGGAGGCCATGATCCGGCCGCTGCGATAG
- a CDS encoding ATP-dependent DNA helicase UvrD2, whose amino-acid sequence MDDVLIGLDPEQRAVAEAVRGPVCVLAGAGTGKTRAITHRIAHAVRSGVTDAQSVLAVTFTTRAAGELRQRLRALGAPGVQARTFHAAALRQLTYFWPRVIGGEAPSVIESKLPVLAEACRLIRRTPDRSELRDIAAEIEWAKVTQIGPEDYAAAAAKHHRTPPVAADEVSRLYEAYERLRRERHLVDFETILELTAAVMTEHQEVAAQIRQQYRYFVVDEYQDVNPLQKLLLDTWLGGRDDICVVGDPNQTIYSFTGASPRYLTGFAVEHPQAAVIKLVRDYRSTPQVVDLANRVIARGRSPHRLELVAQRPDGPRPAFADYDDEPAEAAGVARAIRKLLDKGVPAREIAVLFRVNSQSEAYEEALAKADIPYLLRGAERFFERPEVRQAVVLLRGAARSAAGEPLAAEVHHILAGVGLTPAPPGGGKARERWESLKALADLAEDLAAEGADLPAFVAELERRAAEQHAPPVEGVTLASLHAAKGLEWDAVFLVGLTDGMLPIVYAETPEQIEEERRLLYVGVTRAREHLTLSWALARAPGGRKSRRPSRFLDGLTGRAAPPRPIPGATRERRTVAAPVSCRVCAKTLTAAAEQKLGRCATCPADYDEELLERLKAWRTATAKDNKIPPYVVFTDVTLQAIAERAPATEQELLSIPGVGRVKIDRYGEAVLALCRGTG is encoded by the coding sequence GTGGATGACGTCCTGATCGGCCTCGACCCCGAGCAGCGCGCCGTCGCCGAGGCGGTGCGCGGCCCCGTCTGCGTGCTGGCCGGGGCAGGGACGGGCAAGACCAGGGCGATCACCCACCGGATCGCGCACGCGGTGCGGAGCGGGGTCACCGACGCCCAGAGCGTGCTCGCTGTGACTTTCACCACGCGCGCCGCCGGGGAGCTGCGCCAGCGGCTGCGCGCGCTCGGCGCGCCCGGCGTCCAGGCCCGCACGTTCCACGCCGCGGCGCTGCGCCAGCTCACCTACTTCTGGCCGCGCGTGATCGGCGGCGAGGCGCCCTCGGTCATCGAGTCGAAGCTGCCGGTGCTCGCCGAGGCGTGCCGGCTGATCCGCAGGACCCCCGACCGGTCCGAGCTGCGCGACATCGCCGCCGAGATCGAGTGGGCCAAGGTCACCCAGATCGGCCCCGAGGACTACGCCGCCGCCGCGGCCAAGCACCACCGCACGCCGCCCGTGGCCGCCGACGAGGTCTCCCGCCTGTACGAGGCGTACGAGCGGCTCCGGCGCGAACGCCACCTGGTCGACTTCGAGACCATCCTGGAGCTGACCGCGGCGGTGATGACCGAGCACCAGGAGGTCGCGGCGCAGATCCGCCAGCAATACCGCTACTTCGTCGTCGACGAGTACCAGGACGTCAACCCGCTGCAGAAGCTCCTGCTCGACACCTGGCTCGGCGGGCGCGACGACATCTGCGTGGTCGGCGACCCCAACCAGACCATCTACTCCTTCACCGGTGCCAGCCCGCGCTACCTCACCGGCTTCGCGGTCGAGCATCCGCAGGCCGCCGTCATCAAGCTCGTCCGCGACTACCGCTCCACCCCCCAGGTCGTCGACCTGGCCAACCGGGTCATCGCCCGCGGCCGGTCTCCCCACCGGCTGGAGCTGGTCGCCCAGCGGCCCGACGGCCCGCGGCCCGCCTTCGCCGACTACGACGACGAGCCGGCCGAGGCCGCCGGGGTGGCGAGGGCCATCAGGAAGCTGCTCGACAAGGGCGTGCCGGCCCGCGAGATCGCGGTGCTGTTCCGGGTCAACTCCCAGTCGGAGGCGTACGAGGAGGCGCTCGCCAAGGCCGACATCCCCTACCTGCTGCGGGGCGCGGAGCGCTTCTTCGAGCGCCCCGAGGTCCGCCAGGCGGTCGTGCTGCTGCGCGGCGCGGCCCGGTCGGCGGCCGGCGAGCCGCTGGCCGCCGAGGTGCACCACATCCTCGCGGGCGTCGGCCTCACCCCCGCGCCGCCCGGCGGCGGCAAGGCCAGGGAGCGGTGGGAGTCGCTGAAGGCGCTGGCCGACCTGGCCGAGGACCTCGCGGCCGAGGGCGCCGACCTGCCGGCGTTCGTCGCCGAGCTGGAGCGCCGCGCGGCCGAGCAGCACGCGCCGCCCGTCGAGGGCGTCACGCTGGCCTCCCTGCACGCCGCCAAGGGCCTGGAGTGGGACGCCGTGTTCCTCGTCGGGCTCACCGACGGCATGCTGCCCATCGTCTACGCCGAGACCCCCGAGCAGATCGAGGAGGAGCGCCGCCTCCTCTACGTCGGCGTCACCCGCGCCCGCGAGCACCTGACGCTCTCCTGGGCGCTGGCCCGCGCGCCCGGCGGGCGCAAGAGCCGCCGGCCGTCCCGTTTCCTCGACGGCCTCACCGGCCGCGCCGCCCCGCCGCGCCCGATCCCGGGCGCGACCCGCGAGCGGCGCACCGTGGCCGCGCCGGTGAGCTGCCGGGTCTGCGCCAAGACGCTCACCGCCGCGGCCGAGCAGAAGCTGGGCCGCTGCGCCACCTGCCCCGCCGACTACGACGAGGAGCTGCTGGAGCGGCTCAAGGCGTGGCGCACCGCCACGGCCAAGGACAACAAGATCCCGCCGTACGTCGTCTTCACCGACGTCACCCTCCAGGCCATCGCCGAGCGCGCGCCGGCGACCGAGCAGGAGCTGTTGTCGATCCCCGGCGTCGGCCGTGTCAAGATCGACCGATATGGTGAGGCCGTCCTCGCGCTGTGCCGCGGCACCGGCTGA
- a CDS encoding alpha/beta hydrolase, with amino-acid sequence MGALALAAVVLTPVSADAVSAGATAAQPTPSPSVAASATTDDVYGLSTETIAYGSHKRQQMDVWWTPDGQQRPGVFLIHGGWWSSGDKRYMKEITRSYAELGYTVFNLNYRLSGDAAWPAQRTDALTAIATARKFAERWSFDPGNYVVVGFSAGGHLAAAVGTYGDGVGGLKGVVGLSPITSPLQAYADGDARKTTDLNKRRLRKAAIKLAGGCVPKGKCARVWASMEVAWHASRHDAPMLTIHSQDEFVPPSQGILLREMLAKVGVPVTVLTQPGINHSAPLYREPGVAERVQTWIAERIG; translated from the coding sequence GTGGGTGCTCTGGCGCTCGCTGCCGTCGTGCTCACGCCCGTCAGCGCCGATGCGGTCAGCGCGGGCGCGACCGCGGCGCAGCCCACCCCCTCGCCGAGCGTCGCCGCCTCGGCGACCACGGACGACGTCTACGGGCTGAGCACGGAGACCATCGCGTACGGCTCGCACAAGCGCCAGCAGATGGACGTGTGGTGGACCCCCGACGGCCAGCAGCGGCCCGGCGTGTTCCTCATCCACGGCGGCTGGTGGTCCAGCGGCGACAAGCGGTACATGAAGGAGATCACCCGCAGCTACGCCGAGCTCGGCTACACGGTCTTCAACCTCAACTACCGGCTGTCCGGCGACGCGGCCTGGCCGGCGCAGCGCACCGACGCGCTCACGGCGATCGCGACCGCCCGCAAGTTCGCCGAGCGGTGGTCGTTCGACCCGGGCAACTACGTGGTGGTCGGCTTCTCGGCGGGCGGGCACCTCGCGGCGGCGGTCGGCACCTACGGTGACGGCGTGGGCGGGCTGAAGGGCGTGGTCGGCCTGTCGCCGATCACCTCCCCGCTGCAGGCGTACGCCGACGGCGACGCCAGGAAGACCACCGACCTCAACAAGCGCAGGCTGCGCAAGGCCGCGATCAAGCTGGCCGGCGGCTGCGTGCCCAAGGGCAAGTGCGCGCGCGTGTGGGCCAGCATGGAGGTCGCCTGGCACGCGAGCAGGCACGACGCCCCGATGCTGACGATCCACTCGCAGGACGAGTTCGTGCCGCCGTCGCAGGGCATCCTGCTGCGGGAGATGCTGGCCAAGGTGGGGGTGCCGGTGACCGTGCTGACGCAGCCGGGCATCAACCACAGCGCGCCGCTCTACCGGGAGCCGGGCGTGGCCGAGCGGGTGCAGACCTGGATCGCCGAGCGCATCGGCTGA
- a CDS encoding mycoredoxin encodes MALTVYSTSWCGPCKRLKAQLAREGISFDEVDIERDPSAAEFVMSVNNGNQTVPTVVIDTPGGRVVRTNPSAREVKAILGAA; translated from the coding sequence ATGGCGCTCACCGTCTACAGCACGAGCTGGTGCGGCCCCTGCAAGCGGCTCAAGGCTCAGCTTGCCCGTGAGGGCATCAGCTTCGACGAGGTCGACATCGAGCGCGACCCGTCGGCGGCGGAGTTCGTGATGAGCGTCAACAACGGCAACCAGACGGTGCCGACCGTGGTGATCGACACGCCTGGCGGCCGGGTGGTGCGGACCAATCCGTCGGCCCGGGAGGTCAAGGCGATCCTCGGCGCCGCCTGA
- the nudC gene encoding NAD(+) diphosphatase: METTAEEQLIGPLLLARGTIDRSAALRADERWLERAWSDPATRVLVIDDGHTLVRREGDQVRAVLFSPAEAPQGPRYLLGVESEVTYFAVAAPLPGVPKREVNGRVTFAMKLADAPAGDPAAAGLRQVGGLLGARDAGLLVYAVALEAWHTTHEFCPRCGSRTEIQAGGHVRVCPQDGSQHFPRVDPAVIMLIRDENDRCLLARGPQWPEGRMSVLAGFVEPGESLEHAVVREVAEEVGVSVVRPRYLGSQPWPFPRSLMLGFFAEAVTTELRPDREEIAEARWFSREELTAALDSGELRLPPAVSIARRLIETWYGGQLDYE, encoded by the coding sequence GTGGAGACCACGGCGGAAGAACAACTGATCGGACCCCTGCTTCTCGCGCGCGGCACCATCGACCGCTCCGCGGCGTTGCGTGCCGACGAGCGGTGGCTGGAGCGGGCCTGGTCCGACCCGGCGACCAGGGTGCTGGTCATCGACGACGGCCACACGCTGGTGCGCAGGGAGGGCGACCAGGTGCGGGCGGTGCTGTTCAGCCCCGCCGAGGCGCCGCAGGGGCCGCGCTACCTCCTCGGCGTCGAGAGCGAGGTCACCTACTTCGCGGTCGCCGCGCCGCTGCCCGGCGTGCCGAAGCGCGAGGTCAACGGGCGGGTCACGTTCGCGATGAAGCTGGCCGACGCCCCCGCGGGCGATCCGGCGGCGGCCGGGCTGCGCCAGGTCGGCGGCCTGCTCGGCGCCCGCGACGCGGGCCTGCTGGTCTACGCCGTCGCGCTGGAGGCGTGGCACACCACCCACGAGTTCTGCCCGCGCTGCGGCAGCCGCACCGAGATCCAGGCGGGCGGCCACGTCCGCGTCTGCCCCCAGGACGGCAGCCAGCACTTCCCGCGCGTCGACCCGGCCGTCATCATGCTGATCCGCGACGAGAACGACCGCTGCCTGCTGGCCCGCGGCCCCCAGTGGCCGGAGGGCCGCATGTCGGTCCTGGCCGGGTTCGTCGAGCCCGGCGAGTCGCTGGAGCACGCCGTGGTGCGCGAGGTCGCCGAGGAGGTCGGCGTCAGCGTGGTCAGGCCGCGCTACCTCGGCAGCCAGCCCTGGCCGTTCCCGCGCAGCCTCATGCTGGGCTTCTTCGCCGAGGCCGTCACCACCGAGCTGCGGCCCGACCGCGAGGAGATCGCCGAGGCGCGCTGGTTCTCCCGCGAGGAGCTGACCGCGGCCCTCGACTCCGGCGAGCTGCGCCTGCCGCCCGCCGTGTCGATCGCCCGCCGCCTCATCGAGACGTGGTACGGCGGGCAGCTCGACTACGAGTGA
- a CDS encoding IucA/IucC family C-terminal-domain containing protein: MRTVYVPDARVCLKFSLDVRITNCVRRNVWYELAGAVELSARLGPVFERVAAAHPATRWLPEPGYRTAARHPEGLGVIVRRSPWEVCDPGVTPVLAAALALGMRPAETPAEPVVWWRSYVAKVALPVLELFFAHGVVLEPHLQNVLVGLDGDGMPAQAVFRDLEGAKLVAGRHDLSGLRPEMAAALTYDAGHGWARVVYCLLVNHLTEIAAAVAGRDVALLRALWEAARELIAGQAAALTAPAYVYDLPGLDAHAAAVRRALAGVELYYAVKANPDAELRLPRHGGVRDGRRLRLEYLTPRLPHAPEAGVSSSSLLTLSTSATSPASSSRSTGRTVRPART; encoded by the coding sequence GTGCGGACGGTCTACGTCCCGGACGCGAGGGTCTGCCTGAAGTTCTCCCTCGACGTGCGGATCACCAACTGCGTGCGCAGGAACGTCTGGTACGAGCTGGCCGGCGCGGTGGAGCTGAGCGCGCGCCTGGGCCCGGTCTTCGAGCGGGTCGCGGCGGCGCATCCGGCCACCCGGTGGCTGCCCGAGCCCGGCTACCGCACGGCGGCCCGGCACCCGGAAGGGCTGGGGGTGATCGTCAGGCGGAGCCCGTGGGAGGTGTGCGATCCCGGGGTGACGCCGGTGCTGGCCGCCGCACTCGCCCTGGGCATGCGGCCCGCCGAGACCCCTGCTGAGCCGGTCGTCTGGTGGCGATCGTACGTGGCGAAGGTCGCGCTGCCGGTGCTGGAGCTGTTCTTCGCGCACGGCGTCGTCCTGGAACCCCATCTGCAGAACGTCCTGGTCGGCCTGGACGGCGACGGGATGCCCGCCCAGGCCGTCTTCCGCGATCTGGAGGGCGCCAAGCTCGTCGCGGGCCGGCACGACCTGTCCGGGCTGCGGCCCGAGATGGCGGCGGCGCTGACGTACGACGCCGGGCACGGCTGGGCCCGCGTCGTCTACTGCCTGCTGGTCAACCATCTGACCGAGATCGCGGCGGCCGTCGCCGGGCGCGACGTCGCGCTGCTGCGCGCTCTGTGGGAGGCGGCCCGCGAGCTGATCGCCGGGCAGGCCGCCGCGCTCACGGCCCCGGCCTACGTCTACGACCTGCCGGGCCTGGACGCGCACGCGGCGGCGGTGCGGCGGGCGCTCGCGGGCGTCGAGCTGTACTACGCCGTCAAGGCCAACCCCGACGCCGAGCTGCGGCTGCCGCGACACGGTGGTGTTCGCGATGGCCGGCGCCTACGCCTGGAATATCTCACACCACGACTTCCTCATGCACCCGAAGCCGGCGTTTCATCATCTTCGCTCCTGACGCTCTCCACGAGCGCGACCAGCCCGGCCTCGTCCAGCAGGTCCACCGGCCGGACGGTGCGGCCGGCGCGCACGTAG
- a CDS encoding ATP-dependent helicase, with protein sequence MLTPAELAGKLGVLPPTTEQAAVIEAPLEPMVVMAGAGSGKSETMAGRVVWLVANGLVKPANVLGLTFTRKAAAELATRVRERLTGLAEAGLVEPGALDDEPTVSTYHAYAARLVTDHALREGLEPTMRLVTPAVSWQLASRVVASYDGPMDRVELGPPSVTAALLELAGELSEHLRGPDDVRRVGEWLRERLARVPGRTTLAQRRPLAVQAAREQLLPLVEAYERLKRRREVIDYGDQMALAARIAARHKEVGEIERERYAVVLLDEYQDTSHAQLVLLRSLFGDGHPVTAVGDPCQSIYGWRGASAGNLRRFSRDFRTGTGDPAPVRQLSVSFRNGDRVLDVAARVQLPLRMEAREVPVLVPGPNRVERGRVTCAFHETAEDEARWVADGIAKILGQEVAPDGLPWGDKERKKTLALQPQDVAILARRRSQFPALRRALEERDIPVEVVGLGGLLTVPEVNDIVATLRVLYDATAGDALARLLAGPRWRIGPADLRALGECARELARELSESERATDPLDQVVADLAEERGSLVDALDELPDREEWLAAFSPLARTRLVALAQELRQLRAHAAQPLPDLITEVERRLGLDIEVAARSGTAGAFAARADLDAFIDAASRFAGDAEDPTLGAFLAYLQAAESEEFGLEAGRVGESNSVKLMTVHASKGLEWPVVVVPGLSQLVSSKGHVATGSVFPASPVMNSRWTENPRKLPYPLRGDAADLPRLGGLGKDDLAVFDELCRERDLTEERRLAYVAVTRAHYHLIASGYRWGSATKPLEPSEFLLEIRDTADRVAVWAGDVAEGVANPLLAEPAEAVWPVTPEGLRYESVLDGARLVEDVLSGALGEDDDEDDEPVRAYEQERMRAWERDTDLLLRERERHLRRPPTIVELPAKLTVSSLVTLAADPRELARRIRRPVPVKPAPLARRGTSFHRWLETRWDQQRLIDDFELYDELEPEEADVRLAELQERFERSEWADRRPVDLEIPFETMIGDRVVRGRMDAVFATPDGGYEVVDWKTGQPPRGKAAKAASVQLAAYRMAWSHLAGVPLERVGAAFHYVRAGRTVRPVDLLDEAGLVALVESVRSEDDETPASGA encoded by the coding sequence GTGCTGACCCCCGCCGAACTCGCCGGCAAGCTCGGCGTCCTTCCCCCCACGACCGAGCAGGCGGCGGTCATCGAGGCGCCCCTGGAGCCGATGGTCGTCATGGCCGGCGCCGGCTCCGGCAAGAGCGAGACCATGGCGGGACGGGTGGTCTGGCTGGTCGCCAACGGCCTGGTCAAGCCCGCGAACGTGCTGGGCCTGACGTTCACCCGCAAGGCCGCCGCCGAGCTCGCCACCCGCGTGCGCGAGCGCCTGACCGGCCTGGCCGAGGCGGGCCTGGTCGAGCCCGGCGCGCTCGACGACGAGCCGACGGTCTCCACCTACCACGCCTACGCCGCCCGCCTCGTCACCGACCACGCGCTGCGCGAGGGCCTGGAGCCGACCATGCGCCTGGTCACCCCGGCGGTGTCGTGGCAGCTCGCCTCGCGCGTGGTCGCCTCCTACGACGGGCCGATGGACCGCGTCGAGCTGGGCCCGCCCTCGGTCACGGCGGCCCTGCTGGAGCTGGCGGGCGAGCTGTCGGAGCACCTGCGCGGCCCCGACGACGTGCGCCGGGTGGGGGAGTGGCTGCGCGAGCGGCTGGCCCGCGTCCCCGGCCGCACCACGCTCGCGCAGCGCCGGCCGCTCGCCGTCCAGGCGGCCAGGGAGCAGCTGCTGCCGCTGGTGGAGGCGTACGAGCGGCTCAAGCGCCGCCGGGAGGTCATCGACTACGGCGACCAGATGGCCCTCGCCGCCCGGATCGCGGCCCGCCACAAGGAGGTCGGCGAGATCGAGCGCGAGCGCTACGCGGTCGTGCTGCTCGACGAGTACCAGGACACCAGCCACGCCCAGCTCGTCCTGCTGCGCTCGCTGTTCGGCGACGGGCATCCGGTGACGGCCGTCGGCGACCCCTGCCAGTCCATCTACGGCTGGCGCGGCGCGTCCGCGGGCAACCTGCGCCGCTTCTCCCGCGACTTCCGCACCGGTACGGGAGACCCGGCCCCCGTGCGCCAGCTCAGCGTCAGCTTCCGCAACGGCGACCGGGTGCTCGACGTGGCCGCCCGCGTCCAGCTCCCGCTGCGCATGGAGGCGCGCGAGGTGCCGGTCCTGGTGCCCGGCCCCAACCGGGTCGAACGCGGCCGGGTGACCTGCGCCTTCCACGAGACCGCCGAGGACGAGGCCCGATGGGTCGCCGACGGCATCGCGAAGATCCTCGGCCAGGAGGTCGCCCCCGACGGCCTGCCCTGGGGCGACAAGGAGCGCAAGAAGACCCTCGCGCTCCAGCCCCAGGACGTCGCCATCCTGGCCCGCCGCCGCTCCCAGTTCCCCGCGCTGCGCCGGGCGCTGGAGGAGCGCGACATCCCGGTCGAGGTGGTCGGACTCGGCGGCCTGCTGACCGTGCCCGAGGTCAACGACATCGTGGCCACCCTCCGCGTGCTCTACGACGCCACCGCGGGCGACGCCCTCGCCCGGCTGCTGGCCGGGCCGCGCTGGCGGATCGGCCCCGCCGACCTGCGGGCGCTCGGCGAGTGCGCCCGCGAGCTGGCCCGCGAGCTGAGCGAGAGCGAACGCGCCACCGACCCGCTCGACCAGGTGGTGGCCGACCTCGCCGAGGAGCGCGGCAGCCTGGTGGACGCCCTCGACGAGCTGCCCGACCGCGAGGAGTGGCTGGCGGCGTTCTCCCCGCTGGCCCGTACCCGGCTGGTCGCGCTCGCGCAGGAGCTGCGCCAGCTCCGCGCGCACGCCGCGCAGCCGCTGCCCGACCTGATCACCGAGGTGGAGCGCAGGCTCGGCCTCGACATCGAGGTGGCGGCCCGCAGCGGCACGGCGGGCGCGTTCGCGGCGCGGGCCGACCTCGACGCCTTCATCGACGCGGCCTCCCGCTTCGCCGGCGACGCCGAGGACCCGACGCTCGGGGCGTTCCTCGCCTATCTGCAGGCGGCCGAGAGCGAGGAGTTCGGGCTGGAGGCCGGGCGGGTCGGCGAGAGCAACAGCGTCAAGCTCATGACCGTGCACGCCTCCAAGGGCCTGGAGTGGCCGGTCGTGGTGGTGCCGGGGCTGTCGCAGCTCGTCAGCTCCAAGGGGCACGTCGCGACCGGCAGCGTCTTCCCCGCCTCGCCGGTCATGAACAGCCGGTGGACGGAGAACCCGCGCAAGCTGCCGTACCCGCTGCGCGGCGACGCCGCCGACCTGCCGCGTCTCGGCGGCCTCGGCAAGGACGACCTCGCGGTCTTCGACGAGCTGTGCCGCGAGCGGGACCTGACGGAGGAACGCAGGCTCGCCTACGTCGCCGTCACCCGCGCCCACTACCACCTCATCGCCTCCGGCTACCGCTGGGGCAGCGCCACCAAGCCGCTGGAGCCCTCGGAGTTCCTGCTGGAGATCCGCGACACCGCCGACCGGGTCGCGGTCTGGGCCGGCGACGTCGCCGAGGGCGTGGCCAACCCGCTGCTCGCCGAGCCCGCCGAGGCCGTCTGGCCGGTCACGCCCGAGGGCCTGCGCTACGAGTCCGTGCTCGACGGCGCCCGGCTCGTCGAGGACGTCCTGTCAGGGGCGCTCGGCGAGGACGACGACGAGGACGACGAGCCCGTACGCGCCTACGAGCAGGAGCGCATGCGGGCCTGGGAACGCGACACCGACCTGCTGCTGCGCGAGCGCGAGCGGCACCTGCGCCGCCCGCCCACGATCGTCGAGCTGCCCGCCAAGCTGACCGTCTCGTCGCTGGTCACGCTGGCCGCCGACCCGCGCGAGCTGGCCCGCAGGATCCGCCGCCCGGTGCCGGTCAAGCCGGCGCCGCTGGCCCGGCGCGGCACCTCCTTCCACCGGTGGCTGGAGACGCGCTGGGACCAGCAGCGGCTCATCGACGACTTCGAGCTCTACGACGAGCTGGAGCCGGAGGAGGCCGACGTGCGCCTGGCCGAGCTGCAGGAGCGCTTCGAGCGCAGCGAGTGGGCCGACCGGCGGCCGGTGGACCTGGAGATCCCGTTCGAGACCATGATCGGCGACCGGGTGGTGCGGGGGCGCATGGACGCGGTCTTCGCCACGCCGGACGGCGGCTACGAGGTCGTCGACTGGAAGACCGGGCAGCCGCCGCGGGGGAAGGCGGCGAAGGCGGCGTCGGTGCAGCTCGCGGCGTACCGGATGGCCTGGTCGCACCTGGCGGGGGTGCCGCTGGAGCGGGTGGGCGCGGCCTTCCACTACGTGCGCGCCGGCCGCACCGTCCGGCCGGTGGACCTGCTGGACGAGGCCGGGCTGGTCGCGCTCGTGGAGAGCGTCAGGAGCGAAGATGATGAAACGCCGGCTTCGGGTGCATGA